The Candidatus Manganitrophaceae bacterium genome contains a region encoding:
- the fabG gene encoding 3-oxoacyl-[acyl-carrier-protein] reductase codes for MSEFDGKVALITGGAQGIGKAIGTLLAERGATVIVSDLNLEAAEKTVSEWASRGREGMAIRVDVASVEDVKGMFATVLSRWGKVDFLVNNAGITRDTLLMRMKDEDWNLVLSVNLKGTFNCMKAALSSMSKKRCGRIVNISSIVGAIGNPGQANYAASKAAVIGLTKTVAREYASRGITVNAVAPGFIDTPMTASLSEKVKETLIKQIPRGRLGIPDDVAHAVAFLLSEGSNYMTGQVLHVNGGMYMSG; via the coding sequence ATGTCTGAGTTTGATGGCAAGGTGGCCCTGATTACCGGCGGGGCGCAAGGGATTGGAAAGGCGATTGGCACACTCCTTGCGGAGCGCGGGGCGACTGTGATAGTCTCCGACCTGAATTTAGAGGCGGCTGAGAAGACGGTTTCTGAATGGGCCTCTCGTGGAAGAGAGGGGATGGCGATCCGTGTGGATGTTGCCAGTGTGGAGGATGTCAAAGGGATGTTTGCTACGGTTCTTTCCCGGTGGGGAAAGGTCGATTTCCTTGTCAACAATGCCGGCATTACCCGTGACACGCTTCTGATGAGGATGAAGGACGAGGACTGGAATCTTGTCCTCTCTGTAAACTTGAAGGGGACCTTCAATTGTATGAAGGCGGCATTGTCTTCTATGTCGAAGAAGCGGTGCGGGAGAATTGTAAACATCTCGTCGATCGTCGGTGCAATTGGAAATCCCGGCCAGGCTAATTATGCGGCATCTAAAGCGGCTGTGATCGGATTAACCAAGACCGTGGCGCGGGAATACGCGAGCCGGGGCATTACCGTGAATGCGGTCGCACCTGGGTTTATCGATACGCCGATGACCGCATCCCTTTCTGAAAAGGTGAAAGAGACCCTGATAAAGCAGATCCCGCGGGGACGATTGGGGATTCCTGATGATGTGGCCCACGCCGTCGCCTTTCTCTTATCGGAAGGATCAAATTATATGACCGGCCAGGTGTTGCACGTCAATGGCGGCATGTATATGAGTGGCTAA
- the acpP gene encoding acyl carrier protein: MAVDERVKKIISEQLGVEDAKVILDASFVDDLGADSLDTVELVMAFEEEFGIEIQDEDAEKILTVQNAIEYIKEKI, translated from the coding sequence TTGGCAGTTGATGAGCGTGTGAAGAAGATTATTTCAGAGCAGCTGGGTGTGGAAGATGCCAAGGTTATCCTGGATGCTTCGTTTGTTGATGATCTTGGGGCAGATTCCTTAGATACCGTTGAATTGGTCATGGCATTTGAGGAAGAATTTGGCATTGAGATTCAGGACGAAGATGCTGAAAAGATTCTCACGGTCCAGAATGCCATTGAATACATCAAAGAAAAAATCTAG